A window of Onychostoma macrolepis isolate SWU-2019 chromosome 01, ASM1243209v1, whole genome shotgun sequence contains these coding sequences:
- the zic2b gene encoding zinc finger protein ZIC 2b, with the protein MLLDAGHQISGLGVGTFTRHHSAVSETQDRDMSFMESAHMGAFKLNHPDLSPGQSAAFAPQATSYSAAALGAHAAAHAASYATSTFNSTREFLLRSRGFGDSTPGSGQHPIFSSTAGPLHHSHPEGQGHLLFPGIHEQHGSHHGSPNILNGRLGLPGEVFGRTEQYHQVPNARADPYGQYGLNMGMNMAHHPGAFFRYMRQQCIKQELICKWIDPELGDPKKCCSKTYSTMHELVTHVSTEHVGGPEQCNHVCFWEDCPRESKPFKAKYKLVNHIRVHTGEKPFACPFPGCGKVFARSENLKIHKRTHTGEKPFLCEFDGCDRRFANSSDRKKHMHVHTSDKPYLCKLCDKSYTHPSSLRKHMKVHEDQVPVVDSSPAGSSGYESSTPSSLISPCSETHSTMSPDSVALNSSGHGSLASNFSEWYV; encoded by the exons ATGTTACTGGATGCCGGCCACCAAATCTCTGGTTTAGGGGTTGGCACGTTCACAAGGCATCACTCGGCTGTGAGCGAGACGCAGGACAGAGATATGAGTTTCATGGAATCGGCACATATGGGCGCGTTCAAACTGAACCACCCCGATTTGTCCCCGGGCCAGAGCGCAGCTTTTGCGCCCCAAGCAACCAGCTATTCCGCGGCCGCTCTTGGAGCGCATGCGGCGGCGCACGCTGCCTCGTACGCCACTTCCACGTTTAACTCCACCAGGGAGTTTCTCTTGCGCAGCCGAGGCTTTGGGGATTCGACTCCGGGCAGCGGACAACACCCCATCTTCAGCTCCACAGCAGGGCCTCTCCATCACTCTCACCCAGAAGGTCAGGGTCACCTACTTTTCCCTGGAATCCACGAGCAGCACGGCTCCCATCACGGCTCTCCAAACATCCTGAACGGGCGCCTTGGATTACCCGGTGAGGTTTTCGGGCGAACAGAGCAGTATCACCAAGTGCCCAATGCGCGGGCCGATCCTTATGGTCAATATGGCCTAAATATGGGTATGAACATGGCGCACCATCCCGGCGCATTCTTCCGCTACATGCGACAACAATGCATCAAACAAGAGCTCATTTGTAAATGGATCGACCCGGAGCTTGGTGACCCAAAAAAATGCTGCAGCAAAACTTACAGCACCATGCACGAGCTGGTCACGCATGTGTCCACGGAGCATGTCGGCGGCCCAGAACAGTGTAACCACGTCTGCTTTTGGGAGGACTGTCCACGGGAGAGCAAGCCATTCAAGGCAAAATACAAACTGGTGAATCATATCCGAGTGCACACGGGAGAGAAACCCTTTGCGTGCCCCTTCCCGGGATGTGGCAAGGTGTTCGCGCGCTCAGAGAATCTGAAAATACACAAACGAACACATACAG GAGAAAAACCGTTCCTGTGTGAATTCGACGGCTGTGACAGACGTTTCGCCAACAGCAGTGACCGGAAGAAGCACATGCACGTTCACACGTCTGACAAGCCATATTTGTGCAAACTGTGCGACAAGTCTTACACTCATCCCAGCTCCTTGAGGAAACACATGAAG GTTCACGAGGATCAAGTTCCGGTGGTCGACTCCTCTCCCGCTGGAAGCTCTGGGTACGAGTCCTCCACTCCGTCCAGTTTGATCTCTCCGTGTTCAGAAACGCACAGCACCATGTCGCCGGACTCTGTCGCGCTCAACAGCAGCGGCCACGGCAGCTTAGCGTCCAATTTTAGCGAGTGGTACGTTTAA